Proteins encoded in a region of the Pseudomonas denitrificans (nom. rej.) genome:
- a CDS encoding PAS domain-containing sensor histidine kinase: MFQPKPDDFLALLQAMPLCVILHDAQTKEILWANNAALAVLGFTLEELVPLKAPDMTAKAPQYRRSVGLRWLEGAARTGQRTIEWCYRSKQGVEILSEAVATRVHLQERDVLMVQFRDISKEKQVERDLQRFESRLKAFMQDLAEGVAVLDADGNLRFLSESALPLLGGSQDDWLAHNFLGRCDTATRPRLEHHLAMQPPSREPYSVSYQLQRLDGEWRWHHATCRYIEIEDDLVGHLLLFRDVTEQVRAAQAQRQSDQKLEYLARYNAMGEMALAIAHELSQPLAATRNFIEGALIRLDREQKTEASAAWGLDSAVRQIEHASLIIKSVREYVVKLEQAEQRIDLNELLGETLYFISLKAQPSNVRVELERCEEPLWVSCEKVLVGQVILNLAFNAIEEMLNLPEERRLLRIRTSSEGNSARLSVLDQGRGIDAGAKERLFDGFFTSKVSGNGIGLALCQSIVSRHRGDIWAENVEPCGAMFCFELPLAE, translated from the coding sequence ATGTTCCAGCCCAAGCCCGACGACTTCCTCGCCCTGCTCCAGGCCATGCCGCTGTGCGTGATCCTCCACGACGCGCAGACCAAGGAAATCCTCTGGGCGAACAACGCAGCGCTGGCCGTGCTCGGCTTCACCCTCGAAGAGCTGGTACCGCTGAAAGCGCCGGACATGACCGCCAAGGCCCCGCAGTACCGCCGCTCGGTCGGCCTGCGCTGGCTGGAAGGCGCCGCGCGCACCGGGCAGCGCACCATCGAGTGGTGCTACCGCTCCAAGCAGGGCGTGGAGATTCTTTCCGAAGCCGTCGCCACCCGCGTCCACCTGCAGGAGCGCGACGTGCTGATGGTGCAGTTCCGCGATATCTCGAAGGAGAAGCAGGTCGAGCGCGACCTGCAGCGTTTCGAGAGCCGGCTGAAGGCCTTCATGCAGGACCTCGCCGAAGGCGTGGCGGTATTGGATGCCGATGGCAACCTGCGTTTCTTGAGCGAATCCGCCCTGCCCCTGCTGGGCGGCAGCCAGGACGACTGGCTGGCGCACAACTTCCTCGGCCGCTGCGACACCGCCACGCGCCCGCGCCTGGAACACCACCTCGCCATGCAGCCGCCGAGCCGCGAGCCCTATTCCGTCAGTTACCAGTTGCAGCGCCTGGACGGCGAATGGCGCTGGCACCACGCGACCTGCCGCTACATCGAGATCGAGGACGACCTGGTCGGCCACCTGCTGCTGTTCCGCGACGTCACCGAGCAGGTGCGCGCGGCCCAGGCGCAGCGCCAGAGCGACCAGAAGCTGGAGTACCTGGCGCGCTACAACGCCATGGGCGAGATGGCCCTGGCGATTGCCCACGAGCTCAGCCAACCGCTGGCGGCCACGCGCAACTTCATCGAGGGCGCGCTGATCCGCCTGGACCGCGAACAGAAGACCGAAGCCTCCGCCGCCTGGGGGCTGGACAGCGCGGTGCGGCAGATCGAGCACGCCTCGCTGATCATCAAGAGCGTGCGCGAATACGTGGTGAAGCTGGAGCAGGCCGAACAGCGCATCGACCTTAACGAACTGCTCGGCGAAACCCTCTACTTCATCAGCCTCAAGGCCCAGCCGAGCAATGTGCGCGTGGAGCTGGAGCGCTGCGAGGAGCCGCTGTGGGTGAGCTGCGAGAAGGTTCTGGTCGGCCAGGTGATCCTCAACCTGGCCTTCAACGCCATCGAGGAGATGCTCAACCTCCCCGAAGAGCGCCGCCTGCTGCGCATTCGCACTTCTAGCGAAGGGAACAGCGCGCGATTGTCAGTCCTCGATCAGGGCCGGGGCATCGATGCCGGCGCCAAGGAACGGCTGTTCGATGGCTTCTTCACGTCGAAGGTGAGCGGCAACGGCATTGGTCTAGCGCTGTGCCAGAGCATCGTCTCGCGGCATCGCGGTGATATCTGGGCGGAGAATGTCGAGCCGTGTGGCGCGATGTTCTGTTTCGAGTTGCCGTTGGCGGAGTGA